The Pochonia chlamydosporia 170 chromosome 1, whole genome shotgun sequence genome window below encodes:
- a CDS encoding MFS transporter (similar to Metarhizium acridum CQMa 102 XP_007811128.1): MARTQLIALILATLFALVSASSAPTFCKCTCFKNSTIIPLGPKSQSSDSSSNSLRLRSPFSNSLFDTDLPAASSGDSSQNIGLAPRSLSKSCSECTKSFCLSQGIDFCKDAKEENVVTMCFQRDSNKDKIIVWGFILGTVGLLGWAAFKRVVELRDKRAMSRQDINYAPVSGERQ; this comes from the exons ATGGCGCGGACACAGCTCATCGCGCTAATATTAGCGACTTTATTTGCTCTTGTTTCTGCAAGCT CTGCTCCGACGTTCTGCAAATGCACATGCTTCAAGAACAGCACAATCATCCCGCTGGGCCCTAAAAGCCAGTCATCAGACTCTTCATCGAACTCGCTGCGCCTTCGCTCTCCATTTTCCAACTCTCTATTCGACACGGACCTTCCCGCTGCTTCTTCAGGCGACTCCTCACAGAATATTGGTCTAGCTCCGCGATCGTTGTCAAAGTCATGCTCAGAGTGCACGAAATCATTTTGCCTCAGTCAAGGCATAGATTTCTGCAAGGACGCAAAGGAGGAAAACGTTGTCACCATGTGCTTCCAGCGAGAcagcaacaaggacaagattATTGTGTGGGGTTTCATCCTTGGAACAGTTGGCCTGTTGGGATGGGCTGCTTTCAAGCGAGTTGTCGAGCTGCGGGACAAAAGAGCAATGTCGCGGCAGGACATTAACTATGCACCGGTGAGCGGCGAGCGGCAATGA
- a CDS encoding ribosomal protein L50, mitochondria (similar to Metarhizium robertsii ARSEF 23 XP_007818535.1), with the protein MARIPHMRRLASLQLAIATPSSATRAPFVACRAISTTNAARGKNTEWVRGKLWKGDAPGPEDPYTQRVEPEEVSNLPEEAAEFQPRTDKTPAAVTASRLTLPPKRTEATSEKDLKSLDATYVPATEAEGLEEIGTLNTWWDQEGHWGEESDFKGFRSSEKVVDRNVVEVYLRQAVVEALALQETGAFPEWATKKWREGSRSELDQVLAAEVQVQGGQASLKGDAAAIAQRLTSESTETESIDRIAPEEAREMVKSWDASWKDLVLDDQLRFALHKRLYQLTGTHIADAKLAAAVTVKHVLTLASKKPQPKKLAQVLELQNDLQQLGNVKIHSRKVGPIEKETSLGRWKVIEEELTKRGLPVTGTAGMSKNKERDWISGKI; encoded by the exons ATGGCTAGAATACCACATATGCGGAGGCTTGCATCTCTGCAATTGGCCATCGCGACACCTTCCTCGGCCACCCGAGCACCCTTCGTGGCATGCCGAGCGATATCAACGACCAACGCCGCAAGAGGGAAGAACACAGAATGGGTTCGCGGAAAGCTGTGGAAAGGCGATGCCCCTGGCCCTGAGGATCCCTATACGCAACGAGTTGAGCCAGAAGAAGTCTCAAACCTGCCTGAAGAGGCGGCTGAGTTTCAACCTCGAACCGATAAAACTCCTGCGGCTGTCACAGCATCCAGGCTGACGCTGCCACCGAAGCGAACGGAAGCGACTTCAGAGAAGGACCTCAAGTCATTGGATGCCACATATGTTCCTGCCACTGAGGCAGAAGGTCTTGAAGAGattggaacattgaatacTTGGTGGGATCAAGAGGGCCACTGGGGAGAAGAGAGTGACTTCAAGGGCTTTCGCAGCTCCGAAAAAGTGGTGGACAGGAATGTCGTCGAAGTCTACTTGCGGCAGGCTGTCGTTGAAGCCCTTGCCCTCCAGGAAACCGGTGCATTTCCTGAGTGGGCAACCAAGAAATGGCGGGAGGGATCTCGAAGCGAACTGGATCAAGTTCTGGCCGCAGAAGTTCAAGTACAAGGCGGCCAGGCGTCACTGAAGGGGGATGCCGCTGCTATTGCTCAAAGGCTCACTTCTGAATCCACGGAAACCGAATCAATTGACAGAATTGCGCCTGAAGAAGCCCGCGAGATGGTCAAGTCATGGGATGCGTCATGGAAGGACCTTGTCTTGGATGACCAACTTAGATTTGCT CTTCACAAACGCCTTTACCAGCTCACAGGCACCCACATCGCCGATGCTAAACTAGCCGCCGCCGTCACAGTCAAGCATGTTTTAACTCTGGCTTCCAAGAAACCACAGCCCAAGAAACTAGCCCAAGTATTGGAGTTGCAAAACGATCTTCAGCAACTTGGAAACGTCAAGATCCACAGTCGCAAGGTAGGACCCATTGAGAAGGAGACTTCTTTGGGTCGATGGAAGGTGATTGAGGAGGAGTTGACGAAGCGAGGCTTGCCTGTTACGGGCACGGCGGGCATGTcgaagaacaaggagagAGATTGGATCTCAGGCAAGATTTAA
- a CDS encoding peroxin 23 (similar to Magnaporthe oryzae 70-15 XP_003717560.1), which produces MSSRDDASSASTYESQNATGLPPTYASFSPVTLSANTPSRSARRSNILVHQKSPLLLATPPQVTRALAYSHPFLLPLNKFVGLLTWSTGDPWQSFLLLCAFWLVVLYGDVVVRRAGPVVIGMGIIAGMYGRRYSPLSTSGWIEPPRPTKDASNASKASASGSHSEGAGSKKPKHQRAASEITSTKHQKTLDEIVDTLKEFTGRCNVLMEPLLEMTDFLSTQRTPTSATTKPALTAMFVRLLIVTPFWLALTMPPFHVITTRRVVLVFGTIILSWHARPMRVTRTLLWRSSLIRRSAAAITGLRFDGPLKTGHKLAAEAAKGHVAAAGTGSHRSGRSKSSGVKFTFIIYENQRRWVGLGWTASLFAYERPAWTDEHNNPVPSRDEFELPDVEDGSTMRWQWVEGSRWRVDGVPDEKGSVDYDGEEGKNGWIYYDNKWQYGRRGQDGWAKWTRRRKWYRDAELVEVDESDVPLPGENGTPKSPKHSHKKSYSTSGEKMVPVRADSHLTTSDQPATDDDGASILSTSSKSSFWPSSLRRRQAEKPPRTSTDKDRPRRLSVTEAAPDDDASGLDLETELELQKQGKDGGRWGIGDEAHMNLE; this is translated from the exons ATGTCTTCACGCGACGACGCCTCCTCGGCTTCGACATATGAGTCGCAGAATGCGACCGGATTGCCGCCGACCTATGCCTCCTTCTCGCCCGTTACGCTCTCCGCCAACACACCGTCGCGATCCGCTCGTCGTTCCAATATCCTAGTCCACCAGAAGAGTCCGCTGCTGTTGGCGACTCCTCCGCAAGTTACTCGCGCTCTCGCTTACAGCCACCCATTTCTGCTACCACTCAATAAGTTTGTCGggttgttgacatggagcacCGGAGACCCATGGCAAAGCTTCTTGCTTCTGTGCGCCTtttggttggtggtgctgtACGGTGATGTAGTGGTGCGGAGAGCTGGCCCTGTAGTCATCGGGATGGGCATTATTGCCGGCATGTATGGACGACGATATAGCCCACTGAGCACCAGTGGTTGGATTGAGCCCCCGAGACCAACCAAGGACGCATCCAATGCCAGCAAAGCCTCAGCTTCTGGCTCTCACAGCGAAGGAGCTGGGTCCAAGAAACCAAAGCACCAGAGAGCCGCTTCCGAGATTACGAGCACGAAACACCAAAAGACGCTTGACGAGATTGTCGATACTCTAAAGGAGTTTACCGGCCGTTGCAATGTGTTGATGGAACCGCTACTCGAGATGACAGACTTTCTCAGTACGCAAAGAACGCCAACCAGCGCAACTACGAAACCTGCTTTGACGGCTATGTTTGTGAGGCTTCTCATTGTGACTCCCTTCTGGCTCGCTCTGACCATGCCGCCCTTCCACGTCATTACTACCCGTCGTGTTGTCTTGGTCTTTGGTACGATTATCCTGAGTTGGCATGCCAGACCCATGCGAGTCACCAGAACTCTTCTTTGGAGAAGCTCGCTTATCCGTAGATCCGCAGCTGCGATTACTGGACTCCGTTTTGATGGGCCTCTCAAGACGGGGCATAAGCTTGCCGCCGAAGCTGCCAAGGGGCACGTTGCCGCCGCTGGCACAGGCAGCCACAGGAGCGGTCGCAGCAAAAGCTCTGGCGTCAAATTCACATTCATCATTTACGAAAACCAGCGTCGTTGGGTGGGCTTGGGCTGGACGGCGAGTCTCTTTGCCTATGAGCGCCCTGCGTGGACGGACGAGCATAACAACCCTGTACCGTCTAGGGATGAGTTTGAGTTGCCGGATGTGGAGGATGGGAGCACAATGCGTTGGCAGTGGGTTGAAGGCAGCCGGTGGAGAGTAGATGGAGTCCCAGACGAAAAAGGATCCGTCGACTatgatggcgaagagggcAAAAACGGTTGGATATACTACGATAACAAG TGGCAATACGGCCGAAGAGGTCAGGATGGTTGGGCAAAGTGGACTCGCCGACGAAAATGGTACCGAGACGCAGAGCTCGTGGAAGTCGACGAATCAGACGTGCCTTTGCCCGGCGAGAATGGTACACCAAAATCACCAAAGCATAGCCACAAGAAGAGTTATTCTACCTCGGGGGAGAAGATGGTACCAGTACGTGCCGACTCACACCTCACAACCAGTGACCAGCCCGCCACGGATGATGACGGCGCATCCATTCTTTCCACgtcttccaagtcttcgTTTTGGCCGTCATCATTAAGACGGCGTCAAGCAGAGAAACCCCCGCGCACATCAACAGATAAAGACCGACCGAGGAGATTAAGCGTTACTGAGGCGGCGCCCGATGACGACGCTAGCGGACTAGACTTGGAGACGGAACTGGAACTTCAGAAGCAAGGGAAAGATGGTGGCAGATGGGGTATTGGTGATGAAGCGCATATGAATCTCGAGTGA
- a CDS encoding peroxisomal membrane protein PEX31 (similar to Metarhizium acridum CQMa 102 XP_007811126.1) codes for MGDGLPTPSPRSTHRNPFQQHEEEDLLTPLLQSRRPSRQYACASTPSGDSFSLTRSYPPRTDTLPAFVDPWRPRTSIPDIRSPTNPEFWSPPQEQAGPSTPRVPAIQVRDESPTGKAREPSSMASEDTVRRQPLTPFPPWMSNSDRECQETCEERRERDKTEVRRRGCGDARKLRREVVHVVVLAMQFVTLLGVFCAWVGVAVWEGDPGSTFWKSMRWYFQPMLGVLSVFMMVMILIYEVNGLSDTACLGVQVVVLMGSSATGFCVA; via the exons ATGGGCGACGGACTTCCCACCCCGAGTCCCCGTTCAACACACCGCAACCCCTTCCAGCAAcacgaagaagaagatctCCTCACGCCGCTTCTACAATCTCGCCGCCCCTCTCGACAATATGCATGCGCTTCCACACCGTCAGGTGActccttctccctcaccAGAAGCTATCCCCCTCGAACGGACACTCTCCCAGCCTTCGTGGACCCCTGGCGCCCTAGAACCTCTATCCCTGATATCCGATCGCCTACGAACCCTGAGTTTTGGTCTCCCCCCCAGGAACAAGCTGGTCCTTCTACGCCCAGAGTACCGGCTATCCAAGTCCGTGATGAGTCTCCCACCGGTAAAGCGAGGGAGCCTTCCTCTATGGCATCGGAAGATACAGTACGGAGACAACCCTTGACGCCTTTCCCGCCGTGGATGAGCAACTCTGATAGAGAATGTCAGGAGACTTGCGAGGAAAGACGGGAACGAGATAAAACTGAGGTTAGGAGGCGTGGGTGTGGTGATGCCCGGAAGTTGAGGAGGGAAGTTGTGCATGTGGTGGTCTTGGCGATGCAGTTTGTTACGTTGCTGGGTGTGTTTTGCGCgtgggttggtgttgcggTTTGGGAGGGTGATCCTGGTTCTACGTTTTGGAAGAG TATGAGGTGGTACTTCCAGCCTATGCTTGGCGTGCTGAGCGTGTTCATGATGGTTATGATTTTGATTTACGAAGTTAATGGCTTATCTGACACGGCTTGTTTGGGCGTGCaagttgtggtgttgatggggagTAGTGCCACGGGGTTCTGCGTCGCTTAG
- a CDS encoding xanthine phosphoribosyltransferase 1 (similar to Metarhizium acridum CQMa 102 XP_007811125.1), which yields MSDIEKIYVTYNDVHKLCQKSADRLLGEFQPQLMIAIGGGGFIPARILRSFLKKPGSPNIPIQAIGLSLYESLGEDTEVEQIGTKVTRTQWLDLTALGQMENLVGKRILIVDEVDDTRTTLEYAVKELEKDVEAARQRMGGDAPKTEFCIFVLHNKDKPKKGVLPHDMIDTRYEAAVTVGDVWINYPWEALDIDEHDQNAEAKRGI from the exons ATGAGTGACATCGAGAAAATCTACGTCACCTACAATGAT GTCCACAAGCTGTGCCAGAAGTCGGCCGACCGTCTTCTGGGCGAGTTCCAGCCCCAGCTCATGATTgccatcggcggcggcggtttTATCCCTGCCCGTATCCTGCGATCTTTCCTCAAGAAGCCCGGCTCTCCCAACATTCCCATCCAGGCCATTGGCCTCTCTCTGTATGAGTCCCTCGGCGAGGACACCGAGGTTGAGCAGATTGGCACAAAGGTCACCCGAACCCAGTGGCTCGATCTTACTGCTCTCGGTCAGATGGAGAACTTGGTTGGCAAGCGTATCCTCATTGTTGACGAGGTCGATGATACCCGAACGACTCTTGAGTACGCTGTaaaggagctggagaaggatgTTGAGGCTGCTCGCCAGCGAATGGGTGGCGATGCGCCCAAGACTGAGTTTTGCATCTTTGTTCTTCAC AACAAGGATAAGCCCAAGAAGGGTGTTTTGCCACACGACATGATCGATACTCGATATGAGGCTGCCGTTACAGTTGGCGACGTTTGGATCAACTATCCCTGGGAGGCTCTCGACATTGATGAGCACGACCAGAATGCTGAAGCTAAGCGTGGTATCTAA